One genomic window of Pirellulales bacterium includes the following:
- a CDS encoding tRNA (cytidine(34)-2'-O)-methyltransferase — protein MKYEPLLHIVLFQPEIPHNTGSVGRTCVAAGAKLWLVRPLGFRLDDYYLRRAGLDYWPHLEWEAVDDWQALCAKLPASEGYYYFTKTAARSYTTVNYQVGDVLVFGSESQGLPASILEPNRERALRIPIRPAARSLNLSNSVAIVTFEARRQWEHKGARPLPGEAGDS, from the coding sequence GTGAAATACGAGCCGCTCCTGCACATCGTTCTCTTTCAGCCCGAGATTCCCCATAACACCGGGAGCGTCGGTCGCACGTGCGTTGCCGCCGGGGCGAAGCTGTGGCTCGTCCGCCCACTCGGCTTCCGGTTGGACGATTACTACCTGCGCCGCGCGGGCCTGGACTATTGGCCCCATCTCGAGTGGGAAGCGGTCGACGATTGGCAAGCGCTGTGCGCCAAGCTGCCGGCGAGCGAAGGGTACTATTACTTCACCAAAACCGCCGCGCGCAGCTACACGACGGTCAACTATCAAGTGGGGGACGTGCTCGTCTTCGGCAGCGAATCGCAAGGCTTGCCGGCGAGTATCCTGGAACCGAACCGCGAGCGCGCCTTGCGCATCCCAATCCGGCCGGCGGCGCGCAGCTTGAACCTGTCGAATTCCGTCGCCATCGTCACGTTCGAGGCACGCCGGCAATGGGAACACAAGGGCGCGCGGCCGCTGCCGGGCGAGGCCGGAGATAGCTAA
- a CDS encoding Ldh family oxidoreductase produces MPSITADKLTDFAAALLTAGGLSRDEAALVARSLVAANLRGHDSHGVMRVPYYLDQVAKGELRPGATMTILNESPALLMADGHWGFGQSLARDLTSHLIAKARKSAVCVGTLIHSGHIGRLGEYCEQAADAGMVSLVMVNTHGAARRVAPVGGTAPRLGTNPLAFGVPSEQGTLVLDFGTSATAEGKVRVKKIAGQTCPDGWLLDAEGHPTNDPNTLYGNPPGTIRPMGGDQAYKGFGLALMIEVLAGALSRGVTIREKPINQLGNCVFMLVMAPDRMCGDEHFGAEVAQLVEFVRGCPRAAGVDAIQLPGDPERRVLATRQATGIPLDDGNWRALVDLAAKLNVPCPV; encoded by the coding sequence ATGCCTTCGATCACCGCCGACAAACTGACCGATTTCGCCGCCGCGCTTTTGACGGCCGGAGGGCTCAGCCGGGACGAAGCCGCGCTCGTGGCGCGCAGCCTGGTGGCCGCCAACCTCCGCGGCCACGATTCGCACGGTGTCATGCGCGTGCCGTATTACCTCGACCAGGTTGCCAAGGGCGAACTACGGCCGGGCGCGACGATGACCATCTTGAACGAGTCCCCTGCCCTGCTCATGGCCGATGGCCACTGGGGATTCGGCCAGTCGCTCGCCCGCGACTTGACGAGCCACCTGATCGCCAAAGCGCGGAAATCGGCCGTCTGTGTCGGCACGTTGATCCACAGCGGCCACATCGGCCGCTTGGGTGAATATTGCGAGCAAGCCGCGGATGCTGGCATGGTCTCGCTGGTGATGGTCAACACGCATGGGGCCGCGCGACGCGTCGCGCCCGTCGGCGGCACGGCGCCACGGCTGGGAACGAATCCTTTGGCCTTCGGCGTGCCGAGCGAACAGGGAACACTCGTTCTCGACTTCGGCACAAGCGCCACGGCCGAAGGCAAGGTGCGGGTGAAGAAGATCGCCGGCCAGACGTGCCCCGACGGTTGGTTGCTCGATGCCGAAGGCCACCCGACGAACGATCCCAATACGCTCTACGGCAATCCGCCCGGCACGATTCGCCCGATGGGAGGGGATCAGGCGTATAAAGGTTTCGGCCTGGCGCTGATGATCGAGGTGCTGGCCGGCGCCCTTTCGCGCGGCGTGACGATTCGTGAAAAGCCGATCAACCAGCTCGGCAACTGCGTGTTCATGTTGGTGATGGCGCCCGACCGTATGTGTGGCGACGAACATTTTGGCGCCGAGGTCGCGCAATTGGTCGAGTTCGTGCGCGGTTGCCCGCGCGCCGCAGGAGTCGACGCGATTCAACTCCCGGGCGATCCTGAACGTCGCGTGCTCGCAACCCGCCAGGCGACTGGTATTCCGCTCGACGACGGTAACTGGCGAGCGCTCGTGGACCTGGCGGCGAAGTTGAACGTCCCCTGCCCTGTCTAG